From the genome of Ziziphus jujuba cultivar Dongzao chromosome 4, ASM3175591v1:
tatatatatttaaatataatttattgctaattttattgttttaatctttgtagagcttacagcatcaactaaaattagtgaatctGTCAACGTTggttgacttatgatttaccaaaattttaaggttaaaaaaaaaaaaggaattatgcattgattcttgagtgaatgaattttgacgaatgtattattttacattatttgttctaacaattttaatttgattttataggagtgagatgataacattaatgtttgctatttaaaaagtgcatgatgtgtatcatttgctatattttcttctttattttccattgtagactatgttgtattattctaattgcattttatgtttggataattataatttattatttatattttaaatttggaaaattttttatttgtattatatatttataaattagtaagttttaaaccgatcaaccaatccaaaccaaaccgatcataaatggtttggtttggtttggatttaatactttaatggttttgtttggattgtaaattagaaaaatcgatatgtatggattggattgtatttcggtccaaaactgaaccaacccaatccatgcccactCCTACACTAAACTCATGTTCTTCATCGCTCGTCAATCACCGACGTTTTGTTTGAGTTCCAAATCTGGCAGAGATGTGTCCTTGTCTTGCAGTAATTCTTGAGTTAGTTGAGAAAAATTCCATTTGCCAGCGTCCTATTTGTTGTGTTAATGCTGCCAAAAGTCAATATGAGTTATGATTCTGTGCTTCTACTGTTAGATCATTCTCTGTTTTCTCATGGTGGTTACTATCTCTTAGAATTTGATTGTATGGTGTCCTAATTGCAACTTCTACAAGTTGCACTTTAAAATTAGATATCACTGATTTTGCACTTCTCGTTCCTCATAGACGGGGTATTTGCTCTCATGTTTGAATTTCCTTCAAAAGTGAAATTCCTGGTTTCTTTTTATACAGCTTAGTATCAAAGTCTTCTTTTTGAATGATTGATTTAATTTCTCCCACTTGAAGTTCTCTGTTCCCTCTTATCTTTTTATTGATGGTAAAATCTCTTTATATTAGTGTGTGTCCACTGTAAAAGCTAATTTAGCAATTGTCTAAGTTTGAAAAGAAACTTTGGAGGTAGCTTGTATCCatcataaaaatatcaaatcttGAAAGAACTCACAGCATGTTTGGATAGAAGGAAAGTGAGTGTGAATTTAATTCTTTTaggaaagtaataattttattttgtttggatatttattgttagatagaaaaatatagttgttctcatatatataagtgttattttaaaaatttcaaagaaaatagttttgaattttttagaaatatatagTTACTTTTAATTTACTATACaatgttaaatttaattatttacgaATCccaacttttttattatttaccaaacaaattaagaaaaaaattatttttcaaaaaactaaattctaaaaatcattttccttgtcaactttaatattttccaaaCGGAATCTCAAACAAAAAACtcaggtaaaaaaaaaagaaatagaagagCAAGTGTATTGCAGATAAATTTAGTGAACATATGCAAATCATGTGACATTTAATTGATttacataaatttaatgaaCATATGTAAATCATGTGACATGTTAATTGATTTGTCATTCATTTTGATTATTGAATTGGATAGTTTTCTAATGAATGGTTGTGATGAAAGATAAACATAAACAAGTACTAAAAAGAGTCACCTGAAGATGCAAATCCTCAATGGCAAAATACTCTAAATAtaggtatgtgtatatatatatatatatatataaatctgctATAGTGCGTCCCAGTCTTACACAATCTGGAGTGCAccactggtttttttttttttttttttttttttaatcgtttGTACCAGTTTATTGTGGATAAAAAACTGTtggcaaaattttatatatttgtatatatatatatatatatatatatcaaataggTAAGAGAAAGATTTGAGAGTACAAGAGAAGCtctcaattttggataaaaaaagaaaaaaaaaaaagaatatttttcttttataattgattttggCCAGCCAAGCAATAATGGTTAGGGAATTATCCAGAATGGATAGGGTGTAATTTTTGTCATGTTGCACAATTTTCCTTACAGTAAATATAAAATGGGAAGCCCAATCCGGAACTTCTGGCAAATAGTAAGGTAACGCAGGGCCTATTTAATGCAGAAAAATTATTTGCatgaattaatttacaaaactaCCCTCATAGAACCAAACTAATTGCAATGGTATTCGCCTTGTTAGTTGGCGTTGGCGCTCTGGGGGCCATAGGCCCAGCTTGTGGTTGCAATTTCACTTCCTGCTTCTCTTGCCTGTGGGCCCCCCCTCTACTCTCTCCCTACTAATTTAGCAATTTTACTTCCACCCCACCATTCtctgaatctctctctctctgtctctgtgcAAAGTTgctgcttttgttttttggaggTTGGTTGCTTACTTTGCTTGCATTTCTTGCTTTCTTTATTGACTTTGAACAGTTACCAAGCTATTATTGTACATTTTTCCAATCTgggtttctttctttatttcttcattAGGCTCCCACGGTGGAATTTCACCATCATTCTTTGTTTAGTCTGCTGAAGTCATTCCCTTTACTCAAGTTCTACTTCAGTGACACAACTCTGATGCTTGTTGGTTTAGTTTCTAAatgatttttttccttctttttttcttttaaatttttatgttatgGGTTTGCTGTTAATCTTGTTGTAATCTTGTTGTCAAAtttgaaatgttaaattttGGGGCTTTTTACGAGTGGGTGATGCTGGAAATGGAAAATGAAATGTGTGAAGTTAAATTAAGACTGGTCTATATGTTGGTGTTTCAAGATTTgactttttttaatcaaaacagTTTGACACCCATACCCTTCCATGGTCAAGTACTTAAGATCACCTACCTTTTTCCTTTATCTGAGATTCCGTGTATTTGTTTAAACAATTCCATTTCGGAAGTGAAGTGTAGAAATGATTTTCAATGAGTATATATTGGCCTTCATATTGAACTCATAAGCTGGATGATTCACTCTGGTTGGAGACTCTAGTCGGTCTAGATGTTTCTACAATTATGGCGATAGCAGTTATGCATGGACAAGGGgtgaaagaagaaaattttcctGTCTCTTGTTGCCCATAAATTATTGAATTATCAATAAGGTGACCTCGTAGAACCTGTTgatagaagggaaaaaaaattagttaaacaGACAAAATCTAGCTTCCTTTgacaaaaattgcaaaaaaaaaaaaaaaaaaaaaaaattgcaccaaaaaaaaaaaaaaaagaaaaagaaaaatcgatATACTGTGTTTATAGCTATTGATTGATGttattaagtaatttttttagttaaaaagctAGTGCTTAAATTTAGCATCGATTGTAGTTTATATGCTATATATGACCGCaagtttcattttctttatgcTATAGATTTGAGCTGAATTGAAGGAAACATTGGCTTGACACACACTATATTCTTGTCTTGATCCTTCCAATGGCACTCACTGCAAGCAAGGTTACAAGCAATCCTGTAGCGAATAAGATGACAACTCTTCCTAAATCACATGGAATTTCTTTTGCCAAGTcaatacaacaaaataaattacatttcaCAAGTCAAGGAGGAGAACCAAGGCAACTAAGCTATGGATGTCTATCAAGTGGAAAAAAAACCTTTCTCAATGATGTTTTGTGGCACACCTGCCGAAAACCTATTAGTTTAACTGCCTTCCGGGGCTCTTCAGTTTTATGTATGTCAACAGGAACTCAAAATACTGAAACAGAAGAATGTCATTATGATGATTGTGCTGAAACAACTAGGTaagcaaaatttatttttcaattattagaTTTGGATTTACTTGAAAGATTATTCATTTTAACCTCTGTGTGAATTATTCTAGAACTGCAGTTGTAGCTTTGATTAATTGGGAACGTTATGTTTCCCATTTTTCATATTGTTGGGTTCCCTCTATGGCTCCTTCATTAATAAAACTTGGCGAGACAAATGAGTGCATTGTATTTTTATGATACTTGTTAGGCATTGAAACTCCTTTTAGACACAAGAAAACATCTTTTGCTACTTGTATTGTTCTTTGATTTGGTACTGTTTCTCAATTAATTGTTAAATAGTTATTGACCTATGTACATGTACAAGATAAACTGCATGATAACAGGAAAGATAATAACAACTTCATACTTGCCCTATATATAAATGGGGTGGGTAGTTGTTCTGTCCCTTTTGAACTGACCAAAGCTAAAATGTTATGTACTATGCATATTGCATGTGAtatgattttttgaataaacTTCCAGAACATTATTACTTTCTCTTCTTGAAAATTGTAGTTTACctgcatttatttttcaattcaaaggtggcatgattttttctttcattaaaccaaattcattaatttatattatctCTTCTGTGGCTTAACTTTTCCAGCTTTACATACTTCCTCAAAACTTTTTACTATCTTTTATATAGgatttataatattgtattttaaaCATGTACTTTTCCTTTGTAACTGAAACTTTCTGCTTCAGTATTTCTTATATGGCTTGTACATTACCTGCCTTTTTATCTATAACATCTTTTAAAACCTCTGTTTTGTGTCAGTGCACAAAATGGAGACGGGGAAGATGAGTACCCAGTCTTGCCAGAGAGATTATTGGCTCCACTAAGGGCTTAGCAGAAGCTTGTAGATTTGTTTACAATGATGCAAAGTATGTAAATGAAAGGGCTCGCAATGACATGGTCCTGCTTTCTCGGTAGTATTCAGgactttgattttttctttttttctttttttcccttttcctaAAATGGATTGAAGTAGTGATTATCAATCAACCCCTCTTTTCTTGTCCAGAATAAGTTATAGAAAAACATAGTGATAGTAATTCAGgaattatatttaagaattgTGATACTGGTTCTTTACTAAGAGTCATGCATGGTGAAGTCAGAGTCAGCTTGTTTCAATCAGACTCTTGGCGGTAGTTAGCCattaattgtttaaataattcattttatactgaatgaattttattaaaatacattATATGTTTCACCAGTGGCATAATGAGGTTGGATGCCCGGGCCCGGCAAGATGTAGCCATACTTGGGACGGAGTTTCTTAAACTTGATGGTAAAGTTTTTTGACTCTTTGTTAAATGCAACAAGGTGCAGTGAAACTTATATGAATGCCATGTGCTTGTTAGAGAAGGAGTCCCCATATACATGTAAACTGAAATAACTGATTCTGAATTACAACAATGGGATTCTAGTTGATCCGTCtgaatttaatacaaatttatGTTCTTAGAtcattcttttccttttatgtaGAATCTGGCAGGTTAAATGACTGCACCAGTTTGATTTCCTAGAGTCTGGAGTATACACTTGAATGAGATTATTAGATTTGGAGTTACACAGAATTTGTTCAATTGACTGTACATTTTGGCATGAGATTCTGTTTGATGTGTATGTTTTCTATATCTTTTATTCAAGATCAAGAGGACACATGGCTACATTGTGCTTTATTTTTGTTGGGTTTTGcttctttgcttttttgttttctttctgaGGGTGGGGAGGTGGATACAAAAGGGTTTTTGGAGTGTGGTAGAGCTATCTTTCATTTTAGTCTATTAAGCTTCCTTCTGCTTGGCAGCTCGGGCAAGAAAAGATACTGAAAGAATTGATCGCAAGGTGAAGAAGAAAGCTGAGGGCCTGCATCATATTGCTACTGTACGTATAATTTTGGTTTACATGAGGGAGATTACGTGCATATCAGTCTaccttttttgtcttttttgggaCATAATATAAACAGAGACAGATATGctcttttttattctcttttgcaTACATATCCTCCGGCAGATCTTGAGAGACAAAGCTGAGTCTAGATTGAAAAGAGCTGCTGATAAGCATTGGAGTAATGGAGCCTTAGAGGTGCctctttttatcttttgatgTTTTTTGTCTATTGCTTTACTGTGATATGACACTGAAATGCATATCTAGCTGGTAGAAGGAAATGTTAGAGTACTAATTATTGAATATGCATTTTTATGATGTGGTTTGTGTATAACAGTGTTATTTACTGGTTTTCTTTCAAtacttttataataatatttaggtGACTTACTCAGAAGTTGGATTTAGGTCTCTTTCATCTTTTCTTGAAATTAGaggagaattttatttttcctttattttttgttttgcttttgttttttcctgGGCATAGGTTCTTTTGTTTGGAGAAAGTGCACGACTTAAAAACCTTATGTTTGAATGCATAAGTATGCATTGGGTCCtagttgtatatatattaacagaTCTACTGAGAAAGAATGAAGGATGTTTCGCAAATATTGTATCACAGTATGTGGCAGTGTCAAAAAAGGTGACACGTGTTCAATAATGAGTATGGGGCTAATTCAAAGTATCAGGCACCATTGGAAGGGGGTGAGGGGGCTGACAGGAAGTAAGaatctttattaattaaaagttatgACAGTAGAAGTCATACAATGTACCATAGAAGTAGAGAGAGTTAAATGGTGGAAGATGTAGTTTGCATAGAAGATTATAAGTGGggaaaaaagtggaaaaatgaATAGGATGGACGTCTGGAAAATGACAGAGAGgacgaagagagagagagagagagagagagaataaacaGAAGTGGGTAATGATGCTAAAGCATATTTGAAATAACTATAATAACTATTTACTTGTGTCGCTAAGTTGTTTGGAGAACTTTTGTAGTATATGGTGTAACATTATACATCTTAATATAATCTACTTTGACTCATCTTCAGGCTGATTTACGCCGTGCTGATTTCCGTGCCAAACAACGTGCAATGGAAGATGCTCTAATGGCTTTAGAGGTAACTAGTTGATTCTTCTACGTAAATACTTATAGAATAAGTTGTTAGACACTGTCTTTTTCTTAGCTTATCATTACCAAATATCTGCACTTATCCTACATGGTAGTACATGTTAGTTTTGCGAATTCTATTTGTAAATGTATTGTCTTCTTCATTTTGCAAACGTGCAGTTTGTGAAAAATATCCATGATATGATGGTCAGCAAAATGTACAAATTGTAAGTTTCTTTACGACTTCTGTTTGGGATTTATTTCACCCCCATTGCAGCCACTTCTAATTGAATAGCTGTTAAACCCAAGTTCTTAACATGTTAGTATCCAGTCCTCTGCGTAGGGAAAACGGTTCTCTTTCTCAAAGTGACCTCATGGTCCGtataaagattgaaaaaaatggTAGAACTGTTGATTACTTTCCTGGGGAAGTTTCTACAGATCGCATCACTGCTATTCAGGTGCTTTGCCATCTTTAATTCCATGTCTTAGTTGTTTTGGGAGTCAGTACATTCTTAAcgtttatattattgattttgcaCAGGAAGCTTACTGGAGTATGGCATCTGCACTTTCTGAAGCTGATGGAATTGACTATACCAATCCCGAAGAGGTTCAAATTCCTATGATATCTCTGATCCAGTTGAGCCAGTTATTTTggttattattgctattattatttcttatttacCTAATGTGTTATATTTGGAGCAGCTTGAGCTGTTGATTGCGACTCTTATAGATCTCGATGCGATGGATGGTAAAAGTAGTGTCTCGTTATTGGCAGAGTGTTCAAGTTCTCCTGATGTCAATACTAGGTAAGCTTTTAAGGTATTATACTCTATGTACTTCGTTTTGAGTTCTGAACGATATGATATCGATGGTAATACACACCGATAAACTGTTACTCGCTTCAATGTTGAGAGGCAAAAACATGTACTAACTTGCTTTACAGGCAAAAACTTGTCTGCATCTTTTAACTTGAACCcatgtgtttttttgtttggactGGTGCCTTTGAACCTTCATAAAAGCTTTTACGTTTTAGGGAGAACAAACGTAATCAGGACTTAGTTTTAAACTATTTTGGGTAATCTGTGTCATGCACCTAAACTTGTTTGCGATTTCAATACATCATCCCAATGGTGACCGAGTCACAGTTCTTAGCAACTAAAAGTTCCATATCTATATTACCGATATAATCACCGTTCTTAGCAACTAAAAGTTCCATATCTATATTACCGATATAATCATGCATTAAACCATACCCTCGGGCCCATTAAGTGAAACAACAAGTGCCAATCATATGgtatgtttatttttgttgttagtCATTCAAATTTCCTCTTTGTTTCTTGTGGTACAGAAAAGCATTAGCTAATGCGTTGGCTGCTGCACCATCCATGTGGACTCTAGGTAATGCAGGCATGGGAGCATTACAGGTGATCTCAGCTATATTCTATGATGAGAATCCTCCTTGCTCCTATGGTGAAAAGAAACACTGATGTTTCAGGTTCCTTTTGCAGAGACTTGCAGAAGATAGAAACCCTGCAATTGCTGCTGCAGCATCCAAGACAATCTATGAACTGAAGAAACAATGGGAGATAGAGGAAGGAGACAGCTGGAGGTTTATGATGAACCCAGACACCATTGAAGAAGGAAGTCAAGAAGAATCCAACAATGATACAGATACAAAATGAGAAGTATTTCAATGCTTCTGCTGTAAATATCCAGATGAAGGGCGTCATTAGTCATAGGATACACCTGCTAATCACAAGAAGGTAAGTAATAGATGTAAAAGGAAGTGCTGTATTTTTGTCTAATATCTACTTTTCGTTAAATTTATTCTGTAGGATCTTCACACTGAGTTGTCCAATTCAGGTTGCCAAGTCCAATTCTTTACTGATTGTACAACAAC
Proteins encoded in this window:
- the LOC107416297 gene encoding LOW QUALITY PROTEIN: senescence-associated protein AAF, chloroplastic (The sequence of the model RefSeq protein was modified relative to this genomic sequence to represent the inferred CDS: inserted 1 base in 1 codon); translation: MALTASKVTSNPVANKMTTLPKSHGISFAKSIQQNKLHFTSQGGEPRQLSYGCLSSGKKTFLNDVLWHTCRKPISLTAFRGSSVLCMSTGTQNTETEECHYDDCAETTSAQNGDGEDEYPVLPERXIGSTKGLAEACRFVYNDAKYVNERARNDMVLLSRGIMRLDARARQDVAILGTEFLKLDARARKDTERIDRKVKKKAEGLHHIATILRDKAESRLKRAADKHWSNGALEADLRRADFRAKQRAMEDALMALEFVKNIHDMMVSKMYKFPLRRENGSLSQSDLMVRIKIEKNGRTVDYFPGEVSTDRITAIQEAYWSMASALSEADGIDYTNPEELELLIATLIDLDAMDGKSSVSLLAECSSSPDVNTRKALANALAAAPSMWTLGNAGMGALQRLAEDRNPAIAAAASKTIYELKKQWEIEEGDSWRFMMNPDTIEEGSQEESNNDTDTK